GAAAATCCGGCAGTTTCAAGTCATCCATATCATCATCAGTAAATGGGTAATTTGCAGCTTTAACACCGTACTGTAGCGCCAAATAGAGTGATGAGGGCGTTTTACCTGAACGGGACACTCCAACTAAAATGACATCAGCGCCTTCATAGTTTGTGATATTAGAGCCGTCATCATTGGCAAGCGCATAGTTGACTGCATCAATTCTGTGATCGTATGAATTTTCATGGATGCTATGTGTGCGGTGAGCTTTAGGTTTTGCATCAATTCCGAGCTGTTGTTCCAGCGGTGAGACAAAATGCTCAAGAAAGTTATAAATAATGCCATCACAACTATCAATAATTTCTCTGATCTCGGGGTTAACAAAAGTATGAAAAACTAGCGGCGGTTCACCGGTTTGTCGTGAGGTTCTGTTTATTCGTTCTTTGGCTTCCTGTGCTTTTTCTAGCGTTTCTACAAATGAAATGGTGTGGTGTTCAAATTCCATTGGAAACAAAGACAGTAAGGCGTGACCAAATACCTCAGAAGTAATGGCCGTACCATCGGAAATGTAAAAAGCTGCGC
This window of the Thalassotalea atypica genome carries:
- the ppsR gene encoding posphoenolpyruvate synthetase regulatory kinase/phosphorylase PpsR; protein product: MRAAFYISDGTAITSEVFGHALLSLFPMEFEHHTISFVETLEKAQEAKERINRTSRQTGEPPLVFHTFVNPEIREIIDSCDGIIYNFLEHFVSPLEQQLGIDAKPKAHRTHSIHENSYDHRIDAVNYALANDDGSNITNYEGADVILVGVSRSGKTPSSLYLALQYGVKAANYPFTDDDMDDLKLPDFLKPYKKKIFGLTIDADRLMDIRDNRMANSKYASARQCRMELREVEKLYKKEKIPFINTTKFSVEEITAKILSETGLQRYKY